A stretch of the Thiomicrorhabdus xiamenensis genome encodes the following:
- a CDS encoding CopD family protein gives MLWLKTFHILFMMSWMAGIFYLPRIFVHFVEGKEAGQDVTRLAIMAEKLYKFMTIMMMLAIGTGLWLWFAYFPLAQGMGWLHAKIVVVVLLLVYHMWTKRRMLEMQEGHLDHSGVYYRWANEIPLLLAIAILILVVVKPF, from the coding sequence ATGTTATGGCTTAAAACTTTTCATATTCTGTTTATGATGTCGTGGATGGCGGGGATTTTTTATCTGCCGAGAATTTTCGTGCATTTTGTCGAAGGCAAGGAAGCGGGACAGGATGTTACGCGTCTGGCAATTATGGCGGAAAAACTCTATAAATTTATGACCATTATGATGATGCTGGCCATTGGTACCGGGCTTTGGCTTTGGTTTGCCTATTTTCCGCTGGCGCAGGGGATGGGGTGGCTTCATGCCAAGATTGTCGTAGTAGTGTTGCTGCTGGTCTATCACATGTGGACCAAGCGCCGTATGCTGGAAATGCAGGAAGGGCATCTGGATCACAGCGGAGTCTATTACCGTTGGGCAAATGAAATTCCGTTGCTGCTGGCGATTGCGATTCTGATTTTGGTGGTCGTAAAACCGTTTTAA
- a CDS encoding FKBP-type peptidyl-prolyl cis-trans isomerase, producing the protein MNITKDIVGLFEYTLSNDSGETLDASNGNPLAYLHGHGNIIPGLEKQMEGKKVGDKFTAQVPAAEGYGERVEQLVQTVPSAMFQGVEQIEVGMRFEAQSEHGVHSVEVTKIEGENVTVDGNHPLAGVDLTFEIEITGVRAATDEEIEHGHAHGEGGHHH; encoded by the coding sequence ATGAATATTACAAAAGATATCGTTGGCCTATTCGAATACACCCTAAGCAATGATTCAGGAGAAACCCTGGATGCATCGAACGGCAATCCTCTGGCTTATCTGCACGGCCACGGTAATATTATCCCTGGTCTGGAAAAGCAGATGGAAGGGAAAAAAGTCGGTGATAAATTCACCGCTCAGGTTCCAGCCGCCGAAGGTTACGGAGAGCGAGTCGAGCAACTGGTACAAACCGTACCGAGCGCTATGTTCCAAGGCGTTGAACAGATCGAAGTCGGCATGCGTTTCGAAGCACAGTCCGAGCATGGCGTTCACTCTGTGGAAGTCACCAAAATCGAAGGCGAAAACGTGACTGTAGACGGAAACCACCCGTTGGCTGGCGTAGACCTAACTTTCGAGATCGAAATCACCGGCGTACGTGCTGCGACGGACGAAGAAATCGAACACGGACATGCGCACGGTGAAGGTGGACACCACCACTAA
- a CDS encoding elongation factor-1 alpha yields MQQEKTTWLNLLSVSLPVKALFTGYLLVVGLGLLMAGAQIMLTHGMADGKFGLSVDDIVYSYYGNREGSKLESKLNGSMKDKATPEENLTLIKWARTGASEEEWKSTIKPIVDSKCAVCHAHIDALPNVTQFKTMKEIAKVDEGASVSALTRVSHIHLFGIAFIFFFIGLIFSMSVGFNRWLKALLIFTPFAFLIVDIASWWLTKINPNFAYFVIIGGFGYSLASTVMIFSSLYQMWIMPWRGQQSEQNTWKDA; encoded by the coding sequence ATGCAACAAGAAAAAACGACGTGGCTTAATCTGCTCAGCGTCTCCTTGCCGGTCAAGGCACTTTTTACGGGCTATCTTCTGGTTGTCGGTCTCGGCCTTCTTATGGCCGGTGCCCAGATCATGCTGACGCACGGTATGGCTGATGGAAAATTCGGTTTATCGGTGGATGATATTGTTTACAGCTATTACGGAAACCGTGAAGGTTCCAAGCTGGAATCAAAACTGAATGGGTCCATGAAAGACAAGGCTACGCCGGAAGAAAACCTGACTCTGATTAAATGGGCGCGTACCGGCGCTTCCGAAGAAGAGTGGAAAAGCACCATCAAGCCAATTGTGGATAGTAAATGTGCGGTGTGTCATGCCCATATCGATGCGCTTCCGAACGTTACCCAGTTCAAGACAATGAAAGAGATCGCCAAAGTCGATGAAGGCGCTTCAGTCAGCGCTTTGACTCGGGTTTCGCATATTCACCTTTTCGGTATCGCGTTCATCTTTTTCTTTATCGGGCTGATTTTTTCGATGTCGGTCGGCTTTAACCGTTGGCTTAAAGCGTTATTGATTTTTACGCCGTTTGCTTTTTTGATTGTTGATATCGCCTCCTGGTGGCTGACGAAAATCAATCCGAACTTCGCTTACTTTGTCATTATCGGCGGTTTTGGCTATTCTCTTGCATCGACGGTAATGATTTTCTCGTCACTGTATCAGATGTGGATTATGCCGTGGCGCGGGCAGCAAAGTGAGCAGAATACCTGGAAAGACGCGTGA
- a CDS encoding YcgN family cysteine cluster protein — MALKEKFWETKTLDEMSNEEWEAVCDGCGLCCLTKLQDEETDEIVYTRVVCPYSDPKTAQCTDYANRSTNVPTCVQLTRERVAEFDWLPDTCAYRILYRGQPLPEWHPLVSGKRETVAEAGVGLLAIPVVVDSGDLDYEDYLIDHL; from the coding sequence ATGGCTCTGAAAGAGAAGTTCTGGGAAACAAAGACGCTGGATGAAATGAGCAACGAAGAGTGGGAAGCAGTATGCGACGGTTGCGGACTGTGTTGCCTTACCAAGCTGCAGGATGAAGAGACGGATGAAATCGTTTATACCCGCGTGGTTTGTCCTTACTCTGATCCCAAGACGGCACAGTGCACCGACTACGCTAACCGTTCGACCAATGTCCCGACCTGCGTCCAATTGACCCGTGAGCGGGTGGCGGAATTTGATTGGTTGCCGGATACCTGTGCTTATCGGATTCTATATCGCGGGCAACCTCTGCCGGAATGGCATCCGCTTGTTTCGGGGAAAAGAGAGACTGTGGCCGAAGCCGGCGTCGGATTACTGGCGATTCCGGTGGTGGTCGATAGTGGTGACCTGGATTATGAAGATTATCTGATCGATCATCTTTAG
- a CDS encoding TIGR01621 family pseudouridine synthase: protein MQLLRDHADFIIVDKPPGVNFHGEAGENGFQCGVADMAAKQFGYSKLWSVHRLDKMTSGLLILAKNAEAAAQLSVMFAERKIAKFYLALADKKPKKKQGWIKGDMLPARRGSFMLAKTMNNPAVTQFLSTSVQAGLRLFLIKPHTGKTHQIRVALKSLGSPVIGDHRYQNLQDADRYDRGYLHAYALDFNWHGETIRLLCKPQQGEWFNLPAVQTKLDEWQSPWLLFKS, encoded by the coding sequence ATGCAACTTTTACGCGATCATGCAGATTTTATTATCGTGGACAAGCCTCCCGGTGTTAATTTTCATGGCGAAGCCGGTGAAAATGGTTTCCAATGTGGCGTCGCGGATATGGCGGCAAAACAATTCGGTTATAGCAAGCTGTGGTCTGTTCATCGGCTCGATAAAATGACTTCCGGTCTGTTGATTCTGGCTAAAAACGCCGAAGCGGCCGCGCAATTGAGTGTCATGTTTGCCGAACGTAAAATTGCCAAGTTTTATTTGGCATTGGCCGATAAAAAGCCCAAGAAAAAACAGGGCTGGATAAAAGGCGATATGCTGCCGGCCAGACGAGGCAGTTTCATGCTTGCCAAAACAATGAACAACCCGGCCGTCACGCAGTTTCTTTCGACATCGGTTCAAGCGGGCCTACGTCTATTTTTAATCAAGCCGCATACCGGAAAAACGCATCAGATCCGAGTGGCTTTGAAAAGTCTCGGTAGTCCGGTTATAGGCGATCACCGTTATCAGAATTTACAGGATGCGGATCGCTATGATCGAGGCTATTTGCATGCTTATGCATTGGATTTTAATTGGCATGGCGAGACGATACGTCTGCTTTGCAAACCGCAGCAGGGCGAATGGTTCAATCTGCCTGCAGTGCAAACTAAACTGGATGAATGGCAGTCACCGTGGCTGCTTTTCAAATCATAA
- a CDS encoding retention module-containing protein: MAQVIGTISSVIGEVKVKNPLTGEERILSEGDQVFQGELLLTGPIGSVSLELANGETLSLGRASSLNLSDELISMADSPLQAETITTIDALRQAIFQSNGPIEVEATAAGDDESSLQAAVVIDRLGLEGQVDTAFDTSAINALSTAPITQLIGGLTDQVGGILDSIVKLPGQDGDDTGLEDIITDLIDDLINIVDGVIGDVLDLLDDLIGQIEDLIDNGIDLLEDLIDIVVELVQDLVNVVTEIVNDLVDGLNNIVDQVLETVTDLVDDATGIIDQVVGTVDGLLGNLNELLTDVSDTAGNVLDNVGGLLETLLGGEPEEGTAGTVDQIVDLITDQADGLLGTNTGSLDDGLNSVTTDVQELLTGDQTLTEVVDSLLGGEPEAGTAGSVDQVVDGATDLVDQLIGTDTENLDDGLNALTTDVQELLTGDQTLTEVVDSLLGGEPEAGTAGSVDRVVDGATDLVDQLIGTDTENLDDGLNALTTDVEELLTGDQTLTEVVDSLLGGEPEAGTAGSVDRVVDGATDLVDQLIGTDTENLDDGLNALTTDVQDLLTGDQTLTEVVDSLLGGEPEEGTAGSADRVVDGATDLVDQLIGTDTENLDDGLNALTTDVQDLLTGEQTLTEVVDSLLGGAPEEGTAGSVDQVVDGATDLVDQLLGTDTSFVDDTVNSLTSLVSGILDGDSLNLISLDSVVSGGVETEFSLLDGLFDNSTALSLDSAELVESESADTLFSDLENLLADGTKELTSTAAQEGENLVETTTGAIETVLLDINLFGNNGNDNGGLF; this comes from the coding sequence ATGGCGCAGGTAATCGGTACAATCAGTTCAGTTATTGGTGAAGTTAAAGTAAAAAATCCTCTTACCGGTGAAGAGAGAATTCTTAGTGAAGGTGATCAAGTGTTTCAGGGCGAATTGCTTTTGACCGGTCCTATCGGAAGCGTCTCTCTTGAACTCGCCAATGGTGAGACTTTGTCTTTAGGTCGTGCAAGCAGTCTTAATCTGTCAGACGAACTGATCTCTATGGCGGATAGCCCTTTGCAAGCCGAAACCATTACGACCATCGATGCTCTGCGTCAGGCGATCTTCCAAAGCAATGGCCCAATCGAAGTTGAAGCAACGGCGGCGGGTGATGACGAAAGCTCTCTTCAGGCGGCTGTGGTGATTGATCGCTTAGGACTTGAGGGGCAGGTGGATACCGCTTTTGATACCTCCGCAATCAATGCTCTTAGCACTGCACCAATCACTCAGTTGATTGGTGGTTTGACAGACCAGGTTGGTGGCATTCTGGATTCAATTGTTAAGCTTCCTGGTCAGGACGGTGATGATACAGGTCTGGAAGACATTATTACGGACCTGATTGATGATTTGATTAATATTGTCGACGGCGTGATTGGCGATGTACTTGATCTGCTTGATGACTTGATCGGACAGATTGAAGATCTGATCGATAATGGTATCGATCTGCTAGAAGACCTGATCGATATTGTTGTCGAGCTGGTTCAGGATCTGGTAAATGTTGTAACCGAAATCGTTAATGATCTTGTAGACGGTCTGAACAATATTGTTGATCAGGTTCTTGAAACGGTTACCGATCTTGTCGACGATGCGACTGGAATTATCGATCAGGTTGTTGGCACTGTAGATGGTCTTCTTGGAAACCTGAATGAACTATTGACTGACGTGAGTGATACGGCTGGAAACGTTCTGGATAACGTAGGTGGCCTTCTTGAAACGCTGTTGGGCGGTGAGCCTGAAGAAGGAACGGCTGGTACCGTTGATCAGATTGTCGACCTTATTACTGATCAGGCAGACGGGTTACTGGGTACCAATACCGGGTCGCTGGATGATGGTTTAAATTCTGTAACTACCGATGTTCAAGAACTGTTGACCGGTGATCAGACGTTGACCGAAGTGGTTGACAGCCTGCTGGGTGGAGAGCCTGAAGCAGGGACGGCCGGTTCTGTAGACCAGGTGGTTGACGGTGCTACCGACCTTGTCGATCAGCTGATCGGTACCGATACCGAAAATCTGGACGACGGCCTGAACGCACTGACTACCGATGTTCAAGAACTGTTGACCGGTGATCAGACGTTGACCGAAGTGGTTGACAGCCTGCTAGGTGGAGAGCCTGAAGCAGGGACGGCTGGTTCTGTAGATCGTGTAGTTGACGGTGCTACCGACCTTGTCGATCAGCTGATCGGTACCGATACTGAAAATCTTGACGACGGCCTGAACGCGCTGACTACCGATGTTGAAGAACTGCTGACCGGTGATCAGACATTGACCGAAGTGGTTGACAGCCTACTGGGTGGAGAGCCTGAAGCAGGGACGGCCGGTTCTGTAGATCGTGTAGTTGACGGTGCTACCGATCTTGTCGATCAGCTGATCGGTACCGATACCGAAAATCTGGACGATGGTCTGAACGCTCTAACCACAGATGTTCAGGATTTGTTGACCGGTGATCAGACATTGACCGAAGTGGTTGACAGCCTACTGGGTGGAGAGCCTGAAGAAGGAACGGCTGGTTCTGCAGATCGTGTAGTTGACGGTGCTACCGACCTAGTCGATCAGCTGATCGGTACCGATACCGAAAATCTGGACGATGGTCTGAACGCTCTAACCACAGATGTTCAGGATTTGTTGACTGGTGAGCAGACATTGACTGAAGTGGTTGATAGCCTGCTTGGTGGAGCGCCTGAGGAAGGTACTGCCGGGTCGGTTGACCAGGTGGTTGATGGTGCGACGGACTTGGTTGATCAGTTACTGGGTACGGATACTTCATTTGTCGATGATACGGTTAACTCGCTGACTTCACTGGTTTCAGGCATTCTTGACGGTGACAGCTTGAATTTGATTTCTCTAGATTCAGTAGTCTCAGGCGGAGTGGAAACCGAGTTCAGCTTGCTTGATGGACTGTTTGACAATTCAACCGCACTGTCTCTGGACAGCGCGGAACTTGTTGAAAGCGAATCAGCAGACACGCTTTTCTCGGATCTGGAAAATCTTCTTGCAGATGGAACGAAAGAATTGACCTCTACCGCTGCGCAAGAGGGTGAAAATCTGGTTGAAACTACTACCGGTGCGATTGAAACTGTTCTTTTGGATATCAATCTGTTTGGCAATAACGGAAACGATAACGGCGGGTTGTTTTAA
- a CDS encoding DUF4156 domain-containing protein, whose amino-acid sequence MRSDVGGRWQFFKPFLVTVFLSFVTSGCTWIKPIQGADQVELVTVQDIISCQKIGAVNTSVLSKVGFIERSSESVTENSIALAKNEAVRMGGNRIVAVEPAEDGHMRFNIYLCK is encoded by the coding sequence ATGAGAAGCGATGTCGGAGGACGATGGCAATTTTTTAAACCTTTCCTTGTGACAGTTTTTCTGTCCTTTGTCACCAGTGGTTGTACCTGGATAAAGCCGATACAGGGTGCGGATCAGGTTGAGTTGGTGACGGTTCAGGATATTATTTCCTGCCAAAAAATTGGTGCGGTCAATACCTCTGTATTGTCCAAAGTTGGATTTATCGAACGCAGTTCCGAATCCGTGACCGAAAATTCGATCGCATTGGCGAAAAATGAGGCCGTCAGAATGGGCGGTAACCGTATCGTTGCAGTTGAACCGGCTGAAGACGGCCATATGCGTTTTAACATTTATCTGTGTAAATGA
- a CDS encoding SirB2 family protein, which translates to MALALLVHQISVFLSIIGFFARGLGHIFEMSWINNKAAKVLPHIIDTALLVSALTLLALGPWALSEHWIQVKIAGLVLYILLGLMAFRFATTRLQKAIYWMLALAVIFYLVAVSKTHSVLPFMAL; encoded by the coding sequence ATGGCATTAGCCTTACTCGTCCATCAGATCAGCGTATTTTTGAGCATTATCGGATTTTTTGCCCGAGGATTGGGACACATCTTTGAAATGTCCTGGATCAATAACAAAGCCGCTAAAGTTTTACCGCACATAATCGATACAGCGCTATTAGTCAGTGCACTCACCTTATTGGCTTTAGGGCCATGGGCTCTGTCTGAACACTGGATTCAGGTTAAAATCGCAGGATTGGTACTCTATATTTTACTGGGGCTGATGGCTTTCCGTTTTGCCACAACACGCCTGCAGAAAGCCATCTACTGGATGCTTGCACTGGCCGTTATTTTCTATCTGGTCGCGGTCTCAAAAACCCACTCGGTATTACCGTTCATGGCACTGTAG
- a CDS encoding DNA alkylation repair protein yields MDHQRIIETLKALGDPEIAARTQSFFKTGHGDYGYGDRFLGIRVPVLRKRLPDYRTLALQDAEKLLSSHWHEVRLFALLLLVDRFQRGDEKIQEQVFRIYLSHTSSINSWDLVDSSAPQIVGAYLYHRHSAIDVLNRLAQSESLWERRIAIVACFYFIRQGTFDEALALSEQLLDDAHDLIHKAVGWMLREIGKRDLAVEQAFLARHYRKMPRTMLRYAIEKFPEETRLAYLKGKIGNRDSIRESTVP; encoded by the coding sequence ATGGACCATCAGCGGATTATCGAGACACTTAAAGCTCTGGGCGATCCTGAAATTGCCGCCAGAACGCAAAGTTTTTTTAAAACCGGCCATGGTGACTACGGTTATGGCGATCGTTTTCTAGGTATCCGTGTGCCGGTTCTAAGAAAACGCCTACCGGATTACCGGACCCTTGCGCTGCAAGATGCGGAAAAACTCTTGTCTTCCCATTGGCATGAGGTTCGGCTGTTTGCTCTGTTGCTGTTAGTCGATCGCTTTCAACGTGGCGATGAGAAAATACAGGAGCAGGTTTTCCGGATTTATCTAAGCCATACTTCCAGTATCAATAGCTGGGATCTGGTCGATTCGTCGGCTCCGCAAATTGTCGGTGCATACTTATACCATCGTCACAGTGCTATCGATGTTCTTAATCGACTGGCGCAGTCGGAATCCCTGTGGGAAAGACGCATTGCCATTGTTGCCTGTTTTTACTTTATCAGACAGGGGACCTTTGATGAGGCACTGGCATTATCCGAGCAGTTGCTGGATGACGCTCATGATCTTATCCATAAAGCGGTCGGCTGGATGCTCAGAGAAATCGGTAAGCGGGATCTTGCCGTCGAACAGGCATTTCTGGCGCGGCATTATCGAAAAATGCCGCGAACCATGTTGCGTTATGCAATAGAAAAATTTCCCGAAGAAACACGCCTGGCGTATTTAAAGGGAAAGATTGGCAATAGAGACTCTATAAGAGAGTCTACAGTGCCATGA
- a CDS encoding DUF4386 domain-containing protein: protein MMPHAFHARLAGLLYLLIIFFGISSELMVRSALIVNGEAALTAENILEQQGLFRYGFFADSLMLFSDVALAVLLYILLKPVDALVSLMAMVFRLMQASILGLNLLFYFAVLMVLQTPGLNAFNNSEIQAIALFFSELHGYGYDLGLLFFAFSNFLLGYLLIKSDDFPSFLGYALLAAAVVYLLGSFSRFLFPEVHAVLLPLYLIPLIAELVFALWLLIKGPVVRA, encoded by the coding sequence ATGATGCCGCATGCATTTCACGCCAGACTGGCCGGTTTATTGTATTTGTTGATTATCTTTTTCGGTATTTCCAGTGAGCTTATGGTTCGTTCAGCTCTGATCGTCAATGGCGAAGCTGCGCTGACGGCTGAGAATATTCTTGAGCAGCAAGGCCTGTTCCGCTACGGTTTTTTTGCCGATTCATTGATGCTGTTTTCCGATGTCGCCTTGGCGGTGCTGCTTTATATCCTTCTTAAACCGGTCGATGCTTTGGTTTCATTGATGGCAATGGTTTTCAGGTTGATGCAGGCATCGATTCTGGGATTGAACCTGTTATTTTATTTTGCGGTCTTAATGGTTCTGCAGACCCCTGGATTGAATGCTTTTAACAACTCCGAAATTCAGGCGATAGCGTTATTTTTCAGTGAACTGCATGGCTATGGTTACGATCTGGGTCTGCTTTTTTTTGCATTCAGTAATTTCCTTCTCGGTTATCTGCTGATCAAATCCGACGATTTTCCGTCTTTTCTGGGATACGCTCTTCTTGCCGCCGCGGTGGTCTATTTACTCGGCAGTTTCAGTCGTTTTCTGTTTCCTGAAGTGCACGCTGTGTTGCTGCCGCTTTACCTGATACCCTTGATTGCCGAACTCGTTTTCGCTCTCTGGTTGCTGATTAAAGGACCTGTCGTCAGGGCATAA
- a CDS encoding DUF6962 family protein, which yields MELIAIPTEQTTAATNALLALVALIAGFSMNRLRHLHPWKLLVWRGVFFLLAAAAALGTLAHGLVFDPAILKLIWHPLYLCLDLLVALVILAAAFDFWGYRVARKLMPAVLIIALLAFAATVFQDNFRFFIAFEVVGMLFALCVYLWLSWQGRAGAFFMTAGIVLSLLAAAVQTQDFLAFNFLWRFDHNGIYHLIQIPGVLLLIKGITDADRNLSKKSVKRAKSASESNS from the coding sequence ATGGAGTTAATTGCCATCCCGACCGAACAGACCACGGCGGCGACGAACGCGCTTCTTGCACTCGTTGCCCTGATTGCCGGCTTCTCGATGAACCGTTTACGCCATCTGCACCCGTGGAAGCTTCTGGTGTGGCGAGGGGTTTTCTTTCTTCTTGCCGCAGCGGCAGCCCTGGGAACGCTCGCTCACGGTCTGGTATTCGATCCGGCGATATTAAAGCTGATCTGGCATCCACTGTATTTATGTCTGGATCTTCTGGTTGCTTTGGTGATTCTGGCTGCAGCTTTTGATTTTTGGGGCTATCGGGTCGCGCGTAAACTGATGCCGGCGGTTTTAATTATTGCTTTATTGGCTTTTGCGGCAACGGTTTTCCAAGACAATTTCCGTTTTTTTATCGCTTTTGAAGTGGTGGGTATGCTGTTTGCCCTGTGTGTCTATCTCTGGTTAAGCTGGCAAGGACGAGCAGGCGCTTTCTTTATGACGGCTGGCATCGTTCTGTCATTGCTGGCGGCCGCTGTTCAGACACAGGATTTTCTGGCGTTCAACTTCCTGTGGCGTTTCGATCATAACGGTATTTACCATTTGATTCAGATTCCCGGGGTCTTGCTGTTAATCAAGGGGATTACCGATGCTGATCGGAATCTGTCAAAGAAATCTGTGAAGCGTGCGAAAAGCGCTTCCGAAAGTAACAGCTGA
- a CDS encoding FKBP-type peptidyl-prolyl cis-trans isomerase — translation MSEKYTTSPDIVSYGLGRQMGDQLAGDPFDGMNPQAVAEGLLDALERKPSPIDNDGFAKAFQEINEMMQAKQASLAKQAMAAGEAFLEENAQKDGIIVTESGLQYEILVEGDGEKPSAESVVSTHYHGTLIDGTVFDSSVERGQPAQFPVNRVIAGWTEALQKMPTGSKWRLYIPHDLAYGPQGSGGKIPPYSALIFDVELLEIVS, via the coding sequence ATGTCTGAAAAATACACGACTTCACCGGATATTGTCAGCTATGGTCTTGGACGTCAAATGGGCGACCAACTGGCTGGCGATCCTTTTGACGGCATGAACCCTCAAGCTGTCGCCGAAGGTCTTTTGGATGCCCTAGAGCGTAAGCCGAGTCCGATCGACAACGACGGTTTTGCCAAAGCATTTCAGGAAATCAACGAAATGATGCAGGCTAAACAGGCCAGTCTGGCGAAACAAGCCATGGCGGCAGGCGAAGCGTTCCTTGAAGAAAATGCCCAGAAAGACGGTATTATCGTGACCGAGTCGGGTCTGCAATATGAAATTCTAGTTGAAGGAGACGGAGAAAAGCCATCAGCAGAATCTGTTGTGTCCACTCACTACCACGGTACTCTGATCGATGGAACGGTTTTTGACAGTTCGGTGGAACGCGGTCAACCGGCGCAATTCCCCGTCAACCGTGTTATCGCAGGTTGGACTGAAGCGCTTCAAAAAATGCCGACAGGTTCCAAATGGCGTCTTTATATCCCGCACGACCTGGCCTATGGGCCACAAGGTTCCGGCGGTAAAATCCCACCTTATTCGGCATTGATTTTTGATGTGGAATTGTTGGAAATCGTCTCCTAA
- a CDS encoding flavin reductase family protein: MHLDFSQLTPTERYHAMTQAIIPRPIAWVLTQNGDRESYNLAPYSFFTAICSNPPLVLFSAGKKTDDEEKGQPKDTARNILENNEFVIHIPTSQQADAVHQSAAITRHGESEVETLGLSTTPFSGSQLPRLAECPIALYCKLHRVDEIGKAPQAVIYGEVIAMHIDDKILDAQQRIDPLELDPLSRLGGDYAGLGNLIKAG; the protein is encoded by the coding sequence ATGCACTTGGATTTTTCCCAACTCACGCCTACAGAACGCTACCACGCGATGACTCAGGCAATTATTCCCCGTCCGATTGCCTGGGTGCTGACTCAAAACGGCGATCGCGAGAGCTATAATCTAGCCCCCTATTCTTTCTTTACCGCAATCTGCAGTAATCCGCCGCTGGTACTTTTCTCTGCCGGTAAGAAAACCGACGATGAAGAAAAAGGTCAGCCTAAAGACACTGCCCGTAATATTCTCGAAAACAACGAATTTGTGATTCACATCCCGACCAGCCAGCAAGCCGATGCGGTACATCAATCCGCAGCCATCACGCGTCACGGCGAATCCGAAGTTGAAACGCTCGGTCTGTCAACCACGCCGTTTTCCGGTTCGCAACTTCCACGGCTTGCCGAGTGTCCTATTGCACTGTACTGCAAACTCCACCGGGTCGATGAAATTGGCAAGGCACCGCAGGCGGTCATTTACGGTGAAGTTATCGCAATGCATATTGACGACAAGATACTGGATGCACAACAACGTATCGATCCTCTGGAATTAGACCCACTGTCACGTTTGGGTGGCGACTATGCCGGGTTAGGCAACCTAATAAAAGCGGGTTAA
- a CDS encoding YaiI/YqxD family protein, translated as MKQIWVDADACPVVIKEILFKAAQRTHTSVTLVANHFMRVPSSKYIHLRQVPSGFDVADNWIVQHCEAQDLVVTADIPLASEVIAKGALALNPRGELYTESNIRARLNMRDFMESLRSSGIQTGGPAALNQQDRQAFANQLDRWLVK; from the coding sequence ATGAAGCAGATTTGGGTCGATGCCGATGCGTGTCCGGTGGTGATTAAAGAGATTCTTTTCAAGGCAGCGCAAAGAACGCACACGTCGGTGACACTTGTGGCTAACCACTTTATGCGTGTACCCAGTTCCAAGTACATTCATCTGCGTCAGGTTCCCAGTGGATTTGATGTTGCCGATAATTGGATCGTTCAGCATTGTGAAGCTCAGGATCTGGTGGTGACCGCGGATATCCCGCTGGCATCGGAAGTGATTGCCAAAGGCGCTTTGGCTCTGAATCCGCGCGGAGAACTTTATACCGAAAGCAATATCCGCGCGCGTCTTAATATGCGTGATTTTATGGAGTCGTTGCGTTCCAGCGGTATTCAGACCGGAGGCCCGGCCGCTTTAAATCAGCAGGACCGTCAGGCTTTTGCCAATCAGTTGGATCGCTGGCTGGTCAAGTAG